A window of Clavibacter michiganensis contains these coding sequences:
- a CDS encoding carbohydrate ABC transporter permease, producing the protein MSATVHAAGSAAARVADQASGRPRAERTGRPAGRRQLPPGRVILHGILFAGSIVSLFPLYWLVVMASNTTSDIYKSPPVLVPGPYLWDNIQAVFRTIDFGGSLMNTVIVAVSVTVLVLFFDSIAAFTFAKYEFPGRRALFALLLVTFMLPAQLSVIPQFVTMINLGWVGQLQALIVPAAANAFGIFWLRQFIISSVPDELIDAARIDGAGFFRQYITVCLPLIRPGLGFLGIFTFIAAWNDYLWPLIVLNDPGTLTLQVAMSQLNSAHGKDYGMVMAGALLAVIPLIVVFLIGAKQFIGDIAKGALK; encoded by the coding sequence ATGAGCGCCACCGTCCACGCCGCGGGATCCGCCGCGGCCCGGGTCGCCGACCAGGCGTCCGGGCGTCCGCGCGCGGAGCGCACCGGCCGGCCCGCGGGCCGGCGCCAGCTGCCGCCCGGCCGGGTGATCCTGCACGGGATCCTGTTCGCGGGATCCATCGTCAGCCTCTTCCCGCTGTACTGGCTCGTCGTGATGGCGAGCAACACCACGAGCGACATCTACAAGTCGCCGCCCGTGCTCGTGCCGGGGCCGTACCTGTGGGACAACATCCAGGCCGTGTTCCGCACGATCGACTTCGGCGGATCGCTCATGAACACGGTGATCGTGGCCGTGTCCGTCACGGTGCTCGTGCTGTTCTTCGACTCGATCGCCGCGTTCACGTTCGCGAAGTACGAGTTCCCCGGCCGCCGCGCGCTGTTCGCGCTGCTGCTCGTGACGTTCATGCTGCCGGCGCAGCTGTCGGTGATCCCGCAGTTCGTCACGATGATCAACCTCGGCTGGGTCGGCCAGCTGCAGGCGCTCATCGTGCCGGCGGCGGCGAACGCGTTCGGCATCTTCTGGCTGCGGCAGTTCATCATCTCGAGCGTGCCGGACGAGCTCATCGACGCGGCCCGCATCGACGGCGCCGGGTTCTTCCGGCAGTACATCACGGTGTGCCTGCCGCTCATCCGGCCGGGCCTCGGGTTCCTCGGGATCTTCACGTTCATCGCCGCGTGGAACGACTACCTCTGGCCGCTCATCGTGCTGAACGACCCGGGCACGCTGACGCTGCAGGTGGCGATGAGCCAGCTGAACAGCGCCCACGGCAAGGACTACGGCATGGTCATGGCGGGCGCGCTGCTCGCGGTGATCCCGCTCATCGTGGTGTTCCTCATCGGCGCGAAGCAGTTCATCGGCGACATCGCGAAGGGCGCGCTGAAGTGA
- a CDS encoding ABC transporter substrate-binding protein, whose translation MSLSPTRRSRARRIVVGVATLALLAPVLASCSSSSGSSAGGQLDLWIWPDGLSQTVLDKVPAEVPGTTLNVSTIGGDFKQKLVTTFTGRSGLPSITGVKGEDMPYFLSEDGLFENLDDLGAKDVTDQYPAWKLKEATTKDGQLIGLPIDIGPTALYYRADVFAKAGLPSEPADVAAATATWDDYFAFGKKLKAATGGAIFVDASDVFTKSLGQGTTRFVDEDGDFTGDSDTVKAAWDRAVLAWKDGLTANVTDGSPDWASAISNGSLPALLGASWYQADLKSATADTSGDWRVAPMPGGPANIGGSFLSIPSGTKDPQAAFAVIKDVLSEDNQVTAYADKGIFPSATAAYDSPELQKGDDFFGGQSTVGIFADAAAKMPTAYTSPYDNQVQAAFVTELQNVTSLGKDPDQAWTDAVAAGEAALKTAKQ comes from the coding sequence ATGTCCCTGTCCCCCACCCGCCGCTCCCGCGCCCGGCGCATCGTCGTCGGCGTCGCGACCCTCGCGCTCCTCGCGCCGGTCCTCGCCTCCTGCTCGTCGTCGTCGGGATCCTCGGCGGGCGGCCAGCTCGACCTCTGGATCTGGCCGGACGGCCTCAGCCAGACGGTGCTCGACAAGGTCCCGGCGGAGGTGCCCGGCACGACGCTCAACGTGTCCACCATCGGCGGCGACTTCAAGCAGAAGCTCGTCACCACGTTCACGGGCCGCTCGGGCCTGCCGTCCATCACGGGCGTCAAGGGCGAGGACATGCCCTACTTCCTCAGCGAGGACGGTCTCTTCGAGAACCTGGACGACCTCGGCGCGAAGGACGTCACCGACCAGTACCCGGCGTGGAAGCTGAAGGAGGCGACCACGAAGGACGGCCAGCTCATCGGCCTCCCCATCGACATCGGACCCACCGCCCTCTACTACCGGGCGGACGTCTTCGCGAAGGCCGGCCTGCCGAGCGAGCCCGCCGACGTCGCCGCGGCGACCGCCACGTGGGACGACTACTTCGCGTTCGGCAAGAAGCTCAAGGCGGCGACCGGCGGCGCGATCTTCGTGGACGCGTCGGACGTGTTCACCAAGTCGCTCGGCCAGGGCACCACCCGCTTCGTCGACGAGGACGGTGACTTCACGGGCGACAGCGACACCGTCAAGGCCGCGTGGGACCGCGCCGTGCTCGCCTGGAAGGACGGCCTCACCGCGAACGTCACCGACGGCAGCCCGGACTGGGCATCGGCCATCAGCAACGGATCACTCCCCGCGCTCCTCGGCGCCTCCTGGTACCAGGCCGACCTCAAGAGCGCGACCGCGGACACCTCGGGCGACTGGCGCGTGGCGCCCATGCCCGGCGGACCCGCGAACATCGGCGGCTCGTTCCTCTCCATCCCCTCGGGCACCAAGGACCCGCAGGCAGCCTTCGCCGTGATCAAGGACGTGCTCAGCGAGGACAACCAGGTCACCGCGTACGCCGACAAGGGCATCTTCCCGTCGGCCACCGCCGCCTACGACTCCCCGGAGCTGCAGAAGGGCGACGACTTCTTCGGCGGCCAGTCGACCGTCGGGATCTTCGCCGACGCCGCCGCCAAGATGCCCACCGCCTACACGAGCCCGTACGACAACCAGGTGCAGGCCGCGTTCGTCACCGAGCTGCAGAACGTGACCTCGCTCGGCAAGGACCCGGACCAGGCCTGGACCGACGCCGTCGCCGCCGGCGAGGCCGCCCTGAAGACCGCGAAGCAGTGA
- a CDS encoding glycoside hydrolase family 2 TIM barrel-domain containing protein, with translation MSHLDDVAPGSASRLEPRARFASDAPVHSLDGDWRFRLLPEAPVDAAGRAPAVADPALDDAALDAAGWTTLPVPSHWVLHGHGSPAYTNLQYPFPIDPPHVPDANPTGEHRRTFELPASFADAERVLLRTDGIEGLATFWVNGVEAGWTTGSRLTTELDVTELLVPGENVLGIRVHQWSAASYLEDQDQWWLPGIFRPVELLARPAGALDDVRVRADRDPADGSGRLDVQVDGAFPVVVRVPELGIHATWETAADVAPVAIPAVDAWSAERPRLYDATVSSPGETASLRIGFRTVRIDGDALLVDGRRLTFRGVNRHESHPERGRVFDEAEARADLELMKRSGVNAIRTSHYPPHPRLIDIADELGLWVVLECDLETHGFWDVEWRDNPSDDPRWRDAYLDRIARTVGRDRNHPSIVMWSLGNESGTGRNIAAMSAWVRRADPTRPVHYEGDLTGEHTDVYSRMYPTLEEIDSVCGTPVASIHETTGATGAKQRAKPFILCEYGHAMGNGPGSLADYEDAIDRWPRLHGGFVWEWRDHGLLARTADGRPFHAYGGDFGEPVHDGPFVMDGLLLSDGTPTPGLEELAAVIAPVRVRVAADGSGVRVENRRHSASTDDVDLVWILAHDGRPVARGILEHTPLAAGDAATIPLPVEARAAGHAEEAHVTVQVVTRHDAPWAEAGHVVSSHQALVRDRPAPRPRPAGRWRGDSLGAGTFDARGDLVAWAGVPVRGPRLELWRAPTENDRGAGQGSYELAEPELTRGRGAEETPPSADRWRERGLHRLTHRLLGTSRTDGGLETRMRVQAAHSGAGVDVAFRWTATDRGLLLATEVVPFGAWDCTWPRVGVRIDLPGALAEHPVAWHGTGPGESYADSRTAARVGRFASSVDGLAVAYARPQETGHRPELRSLVVGDGCTTPLTLTTVPDGSGHRPGFQLSRWTPQQMTDVGHPHELPAPDGLHLFIDDAQHGLGSRACGPDVLPRHALWPSLRTCEVLLG, from the coding sequence ATGTCCCACCTCGACGACGTCGCCCCCGGATCCGCCTCGAGGCTCGAGCCGCGCGCCCGGTTCGCGAGCGACGCGCCCGTCCACTCCCTCGACGGCGACTGGCGGTTCCGCCTGCTGCCTGAGGCGCCGGTCGACGCCGCCGGCCGCGCACCCGCGGTCGCGGATCCGGCGCTCGACGACGCCGCGCTCGACGCGGCCGGCTGGACCACGCTGCCCGTCCCGTCGCACTGGGTGCTGCACGGCCACGGGTCGCCCGCGTACACGAACCTGCAGTACCCGTTCCCCATCGACCCGCCGCACGTGCCCGACGCGAACCCGACCGGCGAGCACCGGCGCACGTTCGAGCTGCCGGCGTCGTTCGCGGACGCCGAGCGCGTGCTGCTGCGCACCGACGGGATCGAGGGGCTCGCGACCTTCTGGGTCAACGGCGTCGAGGCGGGCTGGACCACCGGCAGCCGCCTCACGACCGAGCTCGACGTGACGGAGCTGCTCGTCCCCGGCGAGAACGTGCTCGGGATCCGCGTGCACCAGTGGTCCGCCGCCTCCTACCTCGAGGACCAGGACCAGTGGTGGCTGCCCGGCATCTTCCGCCCGGTCGAGCTGCTCGCGCGGCCCGCCGGCGCGCTCGACGATGTGCGGGTGCGTGCCGACCGCGATCCGGCCGACGGATCCGGCCGCCTGGACGTGCAGGTGGACGGCGCGTTCCCCGTGGTGGTGCGCGTGCCGGAGCTGGGGATCCACGCGACCTGGGAGACCGCGGCCGACGTCGCGCCCGTCGCGATCCCCGCGGTCGACGCCTGGAGCGCCGAGCGGCCGCGCCTCTACGACGCGACCGTGTCGTCGCCCGGGGAGACCGCGAGCCTGCGGATCGGCTTCCGCACGGTGCGCATCGACGGCGACGCGCTGCTCGTCGACGGCCGCCGCCTCACCTTCCGCGGCGTGAACCGGCACGAGTCGCACCCCGAGCGCGGCCGCGTGTTCGACGAGGCCGAGGCGCGCGCCGACCTGGAGCTGATGAAGCGGAGCGGAGTGAACGCGATCCGCACCTCGCACTACCCGCCGCATCCGCGCCTGATCGACATCGCCGACGAGCTCGGCTTGTGGGTCGTGCTCGAGTGCGACCTCGAGACGCACGGCTTCTGGGACGTCGAGTGGCGGGACAACCCGTCCGACGACCCGCGCTGGCGCGACGCCTACCTCGACCGCATCGCGCGCACCGTCGGCCGCGACCGCAACCACCCGTCGATCGTGATGTGGTCGCTCGGCAACGAGTCCGGCACCGGGCGCAACATCGCGGCCATGTCGGCGTGGGTGCGGCGCGCGGATCCGACCCGTCCCGTGCACTACGAGGGCGACCTCACGGGCGAGCACACCGACGTCTACTCGCGCATGTACCCGACGCTCGAGGAGATCGACTCCGTGTGCGGCACGCCCGTCGCGAGCATCCACGAGACCACGGGCGCGACCGGCGCGAAGCAGCGCGCGAAGCCGTTCATCCTGTGCGAGTACGGGCACGCGATGGGCAACGGCCCCGGATCCCTCGCCGACTACGAGGACGCGATCGACCGCTGGCCGCGCCTGCACGGCGGCTTCGTGTGGGAGTGGCGCGACCACGGGCTGCTCGCGCGCACCGCCGACGGCCGGCCCTTCCACGCGTACGGCGGCGACTTCGGCGAGCCCGTGCACGACGGCCCCTTCGTGATGGACGGCCTGCTGCTCTCCGACGGCACGCCCACGCCCGGCCTCGAGGAGCTCGCCGCGGTCATCGCGCCGGTGCGCGTGCGGGTCGCGGCCGACGGATCCGGCGTGCGGGTCGAGAACCGGCGGCACAGCGCATCCACCGACGACGTCGACCTGGTGTGGATCCTCGCCCACGACGGCAGGCCCGTCGCCCGCGGGATCCTCGAGCACACGCCGCTGGCCGCCGGCGATGCGGCGACGATCCCGCTGCCCGTCGAGGCGCGCGCCGCCGGCCACGCCGAGGAGGCGCACGTGACCGTGCAGGTCGTCACGCGCCACGACGCGCCCTGGGCCGAGGCGGGGCACGTCGTGTCGTCGCACCAGGCGCTCGTGCGCGACCGGCCCGCGCCCCGACCGCGGCCTGCCGGGCGCTGGCGCGGCGACTCCCTCGGCGCCGGGACCTTCGACGCCCGCGGCGACCTCGTCGCGTGGGCCGGCGTGCCCGTGCGCGGCCCGCGGCTGGAGCTGTGGCGCGCGCCCACCGAGAACGACCGCGGGGCAGGCCAGGGGTCCTACGAGCTGGCCGAGCCCGAGCTCACCCGCGGCCGCGGCGCCGAGGAGACGCCGCCGTCGGCGGACCGGTGGAGGGAGCGCGGGCTGCACCGGCTCACCCACCGGCTCCTCGGCACGAGCCGCACCGACGGCGGCCTCGAGACGCGGATGCGTGTGCAGGCCGCGCACTCGGGCGCGGGCGTCGACGTCGCCTTCCGCTGGACCGCGACCGATCGCGGCCTCCTGCTCGCCACCGAGGTCGTGCCGTTCGGCGCGTGGGACTGCACGTGGCCGCGCGTCGGCGTGCGCATCGACCTGCCGGGCGCGCTCGCCGAGCATCCGGTCGCCTGGCACGGCACGGGGCCGGGGGAGTCCTACGCGGACAGCCGCACGGCCGCGCGCGTCGGCCGCTTCGCGTCGAGCGTCGACGGCCTCGCGGTCGCCTACGCCCGCCCGCAGGAGACGGGCCACCGGCCGGAGCTGCGCTCGCTCGTGGTCGGCGACGGATGCACGACCCCGCTCACCCTGACGACCGTGCCCGACGGATCCGGCCACCGCCCCGGCTTCCAGCTCTCCCGCTGGACCCCGCAGCAGATGACCGACGTCGGCCACCCGCACGAGCTGCCCGCCCCCGACGGCCTGCACCTCTTCATCGACGACGCCCAGCACGGCCTGGGGTCGCGCGCGTGCGGCCCCGACGTGCTCCCGCGCCACGCGCTCTGGCCGTCGCTGCGCACGTGTGAGGTGCTGCTGGGGTAG
- a CDS encoding glucosamine-6-phosphate deaminase: MTAASTRPPRIVGVDDAAALGVAAADAVQAFLGGDPAGVLGVATGSSPEPLYAELARRHRERGLVTDGLSLVALDEYVGLPVGHPQSYLAFVLARIAEPLGVPSARVIVPDGTAADPREAAHEHERRIRRLGGAGLQIVGIGANGHLGFNEPGSPFDGVSRVVRLAEGTRRDNARYFGGDPRRVPTHAITQGIATIMSAGRILLVASGARKADALAAALVGPVTEDVPASILQRHPRVTVVADRAALAGLVALA, translated from the coding sequence GTGACGGCGGCGTCGACGCGGCCGCCGCGGATCGTGGGCGTGGACGACGCGGCCGCCCTGGGGGTCGCCGCGGCCGACGCGGTGCAGGCGTTCCTCGGCGGGGACCCGGCGGGCGTGCTCGGGGTGGCGACCGGATCCAGCCCCGAGCCGCTCTACGCCGAGCTCGCCCGGCGGCACCGGGAGCGCGGCCTCGTCACCGACGGCCTCTCGCTCGTGGCGCTCGACGAGTACGTGGGGCTCCCGGTCGGGCACCCGCAGTCGTACCTCGCGTTCGTGCTCGCGCGCATCGCCGAGCCCCTGGGCGTGCCGAGCGCGCGCGTGATCGTGCCCGACGGCACGGCGGCCGACCCGCGCGAGGCGGCGCACGAGCACGAGCGGCGGATCCGACGGCTCGGCGGCGCGGGCCTGCAGATCGTGGGCATCGGCGCCAACGGGCACCTCGGCTTCAACGAGCCGGGCTCGCCGTTCGACGGGGTCAGCCGCGTGGTGCGCCTCGCGGAGGGCACGCGGCGCGACAACGCGCGGTACTTCGGCGGGGATCCCCGCCGCGTGCCGACGCACGCCATCACGCAGGGCATCGCGACGATCATGTCGGCCGGGCGGATCCTGCTGGTCGCCTCGGGCGCGCGGAAGGCCGACGCGCTCGCGGCGGCGCTCGTCGGGCCGGTCACGGAGGACGTGCCCGCCTCGATCCTGCAGCGGCACCCTCGCGTGACCGTCGTCGCCGACCGGGCCGCGCTCGCCGGGCTCGTGGCGCTCGCCTGA
- a CDS encoding 6-phospho-beta-glucosidase encodes MRLTILGGGGFRVPLVYSALLRDHEAGRVDHVALYDTDEVRLTAVARVLAEQAAAYADAPVITLHTDLDEALAGAAFVFSAIRVGGMAGRSCDERLGMAHGVIGQETVGYGGISYALRTLPVVMDLAERIRVQAPDAWVINFTNPAGVVTEAMSRVLGDRVIGICDSPIGLARRVLGALGVQGDDVVIDYAGLNHLGWLRGLRVDGRDVLPDLMARPDLIGTFEEGRLFGAEWVTELGAVPNEYLHYYYFRREVRHADQLAAQTRGAFLVEQQGRFYEQLEHRHDVSALALWERTRLDRETTYMATNRQSAGMGDRDEDDLVSGGYEDVAIALMRGIAYDQSARLILNVRNRGTLAALDADAVVEVPCVVDASGAHPVAGTELPDFGVGLVTNAKYVERQTIEAGLGGSRAAAVRALAHHPLVDSVTVARSLLEDAMHAFPALSYLR; translated from the coding sequence ATGAGGCTCACGATCCTGGGCGGGGGCGGCTTCCGCGTCCCGCTCGTCTACTCGGCGCTGCTGCGCGACCACGAGGCCGGCCGCGTCGACCACGTGGCCCTCTACGACACCGACGAGGTGCGCCTGACGGCCGTCGCGCGCGTGCTCGCCGAGCAGGCGGCGGCCTACGCGGACGCCCCCGTGATCACGCTGCACACCGACCTCGACGAGGCGCTCGCGGGCGCCGCGTTCGTGTTCTCGGCGATCCGCGTGGGCGGCATGGCCGGGCGCTCGTGCGACGAGCGGCTCGGCATGGCGCACGGCGTCATCGGGCAGGAGACCGTCGGCTACGGCGGCATCTCGTACGCGCTGCGGACGCTGCCGGTCGTCATGGACCTGGCCGAGCGGATCCGCGTGCAGGCCCCCGACGCCTGGGTCATCAACTTCACGAACCCGGCGGGCGTCGTCACCGAGGCCATGTCGCGCGTGCTCGGCGACCGCGTCATCGGGATCTGCGACTCCCCCATCGGCCTCGCCCGCCGCGTCCTGGGCGCGCTCGGCGTGCAGGGCGACGACGTGGTCATCGACTACGCGGGGCTCAACCACCTCGGCTGGCTGCGCGGCCTCCGCGTCGACGGCCGCGACGTGCTGCCGGACCTCATGGCGCGCCCCGACCTCATCGGCACGTTCGAGGAGGGCCGGCTCTTCGGCGCCGAGTGGGTCACCGAGCTCGGCGCCGTGCCGAACGAGTACCTGCACTACTACTACTTCCGGCGCGAGGTCCGGCACGCCGACCAGCTCGCCGCGCAGACCCGGGGCGCGTTCCTCGTGGAGCAGCAGGGCCGGTTCTACGAGCAGCTCGAGCACCGGCACGACGTGTCCGCGCTCGCGCTGTGGGAGCGCACGCGCCTCGACCGCGAGACCACCTACATGGCCACGAACCGGCAGTCGGCCGGCATGGGCGACCGCGACGAGGACGACCTCGTCTCGGGCGGCTACGAGGACGTCGCGATCGCGCTCATGCGCGGCATCGCGTACGACCAGAGCGCCCGCCTGATCCTCAACGTGCGCAACCGCGGCACGCTCGCGGCGCTCGACGCGGACGCCGTGGTCGAGGTGCCGTGCGTCGTCGACGCCTCCGGCGCGCATCCGGTCGCGGGCACCGAGCTGCCCGACTTCGGCGTGGGCCTCGTGACCAACGCGAAGTACGTGGAGCGGCAGACCATCGAGGCCGGCCTCGGCGGATCCCGCGCCGCGGCCGTCCGCGCGCTCGCGCACCACCCGCTCGTCGACTCCGTCACGGTCGCGCGCTCCCTGCTGGAGGACGCGATGCACGCGTTCCCGGCGCTCTCCTACCTCCGCTGA
- a CDS encoding carbohydrate kinase family protein: MPAATRTDQAPADRAPAGLLVVGQLFADVVFGELAGGPRPGHEIWTSSFGHGPGGIANFAVAGARLGVPTAIAAAVGTDPFSLLVRAALAAEGVTLDHLVTLDDWALPVTASLSYDDDRALVTGGVPCPLDSDELVPGEVPAAAAALVHLDPHRSSWIGRAAAAGTDVYADVGWDPSERWDPAILDQLDDCHAFIPNELEAAAYTGAGSAVQAARALAARVPLSVVTSGSRGVVAVDAARGEEVVRPPLAVRAIDATGAGDVFGAALAASARPQWTLTQRIDFACLVAGITVTRPGGASGAPRLDELVPWLRAHPEAAEPGRYDYLADALDHPDGARLLA; this comes from the coding sequence GTGCCCGCAGCCACGCGTACCGACCAGGCTCCCGCCGACCGGGCCCCCGCCGGGCTGCTCGTCGTCGGACAGCTCTTCGCGGACGTCGTGTTCGGCGAGCTGGCGGGCGGACCGCGGCCGGGCCACGAGATCTGGACGTCGTCCTTCGGGCACGGCCCCGGCGGCATCGCGAACTTCGCGGTCGCCGGCGCGCGCCTCGGGGTGCCGACCGCCATCGCGGCGGCCGTGGGCACGGATCCCTTCTCCCTCCTCGTGCGCGCCGCGCTCGCCGCCGAGGGCGTGACGCTCGACCACCTCGTGACCCTCGACGACTGGGCGCTGCCCGTCACCGCGTCGCTGAGCTACGACGACGACCGCGCGCTCGTCACGGGCGGCGTGCCCTGCCCGCTCGATTCCGACGAGCTGGTGCCGGGGGAGGTGCCGGCCGCCGCCGCGGCGCTCGTGCACCTGGATCCGCACCGCAGCTCCTGGATCGGGCGTGCCGCCGCCGCGGGCACCGACGTCTACGCCGACGTCGGCTGGGACCCGTCCGAGCGCTGGGACCCCGCCATCCTCGACCAGCTCGACGACTGCCACGCCTTCATCCCCAACGAGCTCGAGGCCGCCGCGTACACGGGCGCCGGCTCGGCCGTGCAGGCCGCCCGGGCGCTCGCCGCGCGCGTGCCGCTCAGCGTCGTGACGTCCGGATCCCGCGGCGTCGTCGCCGTCGACGCGGCCCGCGGCGAGGAGGTCGTGCGGCCCCCGCTCGCCGTCCGCGCGATCGACGCGACCGGCGCGGGCGACGTGTTCGGCGCCGCGCTCGCCGCGTCGGCCCGGCCGCAGTGGACGCTGACCCAGCGCATCGACTTCGCCTGCCTCGTCGCGGGGATCACGGTCACCCGCCCCGGCGGCGCCTCCGGGGCCCCGCGGCTCGACGAGCTCGTGCCCTGGCTGCGCGCGCATCCCGAGGCCGCCGAGCCCGGCCGCTACGACTACCTCGCCGACGCCCTCGACCATCCCGACGGCGCCCGCCTCCTCGCCTGA
- a CDS encoding carbohydrate ABC transporter permease, which produces MIPVAVRPGGRPPAPSRAGAGTRGLRRTWPYYVAIAPFFVLFAIFGLFPALYSLVLSFQDWNGLGTAKWVGLANFQALAADGTFWLSIKNTLVIFALSTFPMMAIAVVVAAMLNSAKRLSTFYKISYFVPNVTSVVAMAVLFGSIFGDSFGLVNAGLRAIGLDGVAWLSTPWAIQVTIAILITYQWTGYNAIIFLAGMQAIGTEVYEAAKLDGAGAIRTFWSVTLPLLRPTILFVLVVSTITGLQSFTEAQVLTASSSTTNPNSGGAGQAGLTTVLYFYQQAFNYNRFGYGAAIAWGVFLLVVIFSIISFRLGSEKKEKVVRAPGTRKGHRA; this is translated from the coding sequence GTGATCCCCGTCGCCGTCCGCCCGGGAGGGCGCCCGCCCGCGCCCTCCCGGGCGGGCGCGGGGACCCGCGGGCTCCGCCGCACGTGGCCGTACTACGTCGCCATCGCGCCGTTCTTCGTGCTGTTCGCGATCTTCGGCCTCTTCCCGGCGCTCTACTCGCTCGTGCTCTCGTTCCAGGACTGGAACGGGCTCGGCACGGCCAAGTGGGTGGGCCTCGCGAACTTCCAGGCGCTCGCGGCCGACGGCACGTTCTGGCTGTCGATCAAGAACACGCTCGTCATCTTCGCGCTGTCGACGTTCCCGATGATGGCGATCGCGGTGGTCGTCGCGGCCATGCTCAACTCGGCGAAGCGGCTCAGCACCTTCTACAAGATCAGCTACTTCGTACCGAACGTCACGAGCGTCGTCGCGATGGCGGTGCTCTTCGGATCCATCTTCGGCGACAGCTTCGGGCTCGTGAACGCGGGGCTCCGCGCGATCGGCCTCGACGGGGTGGCGTGGCTCTCGACGCCGTGGGCGATCCAGGTGACCATCGCGATCCTCATCACGTACCAGTGGACCGGGTACAACGCGATAATCTTCCTCGCGGGCATGCAGGCCATCGGCACCGAGGTCTACGAGGCAGCCAAGCTCGACGGCGCGGGCGCCATCCGCACCTTCTGGTCGGTGACGCTGCCGCTGCTGCGCCCCACGATCCTGTTCGTGCTGGTGGTCTCGACCATCACGGGCCTGCAGAGCTTCACCGAGGCGCAGGTGCTCACGGCCTCCTCCAGCACGACGAACCCGAACTCGGGCGGCGCGGGCCAGGCCGGCCTCACGACCGTCCTGTACTTCTACCAGCAGGCCTTCAACTACAACCGCTTCGGCTACGGCGCCGCCATCGCGTGGGGCGTGTTCCTGCTCGTGGTGATCTTCTCCATCATCAGCTTCCGGCTCGGGTCGGAGAAGAAGGAGAAGGTCGTGCGGGCGCCCGGCACGAGGAAGGGGCACCGCGCATGA
- a CDS encoding acyl-CoA thioesterase → MNLYLRLLLMRLTARRRGRLGIWDTARTAFRVLPHDLDLFGHVNNGRYLTIMDVARLDLLVRSGLWSRIRARGWYPVVAGQTITYRRSLTLGQRFVVESRVLGTYDRWSYVEQTFLVGDQVAARAVVRNRFLHEGGGTVSAAELDELVGPAPDGTRMPDWVAGWTSSTRTI, encoded by the coding sequence GTGAACCTCTACCTGCGCCTGCTGCTCATGCGCCTCACCGCCCGCCGCCGAGGACGCCTGGGCATCTGGGACACCGCGCGGACGGCCTTCCGCGTGCTCCCCCACGACCTCGACCTGTTCGGCCACGTGAACAACGGCCGGTACCTCACGATCATGGACGTCGCACGCCTGGACCTCCTCGTCCGCTCCGGCCTGTGGTCCCGGATCCGCGCGCGCGGCTGGTACCCGGTCGTCGCGGGGCAGACCATCACCTACCGCCGATCCCTCACCCTCGGGCAGCGGTTCGTCGTCGAGAGCCGGGTCCTCGGCACGTACGACAGGTGGTCGTACGTCGAGCAGACCTTCCTCGTCGGGGATCAGGTCGCCGCGCGCGCCGTGGTCCGCAACCGCTTCCTGCACGAGGGCGGCGGCACCGTGTCGGCGGCGGAGCTGGACGAGCTCGTCGGCCCGGCCCCCGACGGCACGCGGATGCCGGACTGGGTCGCCGGCTGGACGAGCTCCACCCGCACGATCTGA
- a CDS encoding DeoR/GlpR family DNA-binding transcription regulator, translating into MRDAREFVILDRLRATRSATVAELAEAAGTSDATIRRDLARLDEQGALRRTHGGAVLVEVDAPFAEVEQVNREAKERIARTAASQIQDGQSVVLDIGTTTLHLAEQLRGRAVTVITANVAAFDVLRDDRSVRLILLPGDWDPVYRSVSGPLTAESLRMLHADHAFVGVSGIADNGDLRDTTMAQVPIKRAMAEMSDRVTVLADSSKFPGTGAGRVAPTASLTQLITEAAPHERVSQCLADKGVSVTVA; encoded by the coding sequence ATGAGAGACGCCCGAGAGTTCGTGATCCTCGACCGGTTGCGCGCCACCCGCAGCGCCACGGTCGCCGAGCTCGCCGAGGCCGCCGGCACGAGCGACGCGACCATCCGCCGCGATCTGGCCCGCCTCGACGAGCAGGGCGCGCTCCGGCGCACCCACGGCGGGGCCGTGCTCGTCGAGGTCGACGCGCCCTTCGCCGAGGTCGAGCAGGTCAACCGCGAGGCCAAGGAGCGCATCGCGCGGACCGCGGCGTCGCAGATCCAGGACGGCCAGTCGGTCGTGCTCGACATCGGCACCACCACGCTGCACCTCGCCGAGCAGCTGCGCGGGCGGGCCGTCACGGTGATCACCGCGAACGTCGCCGCGTTCGACGTGCTGCGCGACGACCGGTCGGTGCGGCTCATCCTGCTGCCGGGCGACTGGGATCCGGTCTACCGCTCGGTGTCCGGCCCGCTCACCGCCGAGAGCCTGCGGATGCTGCACGCCGACCACGCGTTCGTGGGCGTGAGCGGCATCGCCGACAACGGCGACCTGCGCGACACGACGATGGCCCAGGTGCCCATCAAGCGCGCCATGGCCGAGATGAGCGACCGGGTCACGGTGCTCGCCGACTCCTCCAAGTTCCCGGGCACCGGCGCCGGCCGTGTCGCCCCCACCGCGTCGTTGACGCAGCTGATCACCGAGGCCGCCCCGCACGAGCGGGTGTCGCAGTGCCTCGCGGACAAGGGAGTGTCGGTGACCGTCGCATGA